Proteins encoded by one window of Thermobaculum terrenum ATCC BAA-798:
- a CDS encoding ABC transporter permease yields the protein MKEVKSKHKSTSELLLPILFIILMLLVWEVYVRAAGVDQTVLPSPSRIVAALWYARSDLLNNTLYTLLETAIGLTISIIVGSFLAILIDISKLVDRTLYPVLVVSQTIPMVALAPLLVLWFGFGLAPKVIVVVLVTFFPIVVAMVDGLRSTDRELIKLLKTMGANRLQTLTKVQLPASLPYLFSGIKVGVTYGVIGAIFGEYVGAYQGLGILIQTAKNSFRTDLVFAAICVTALLSIGLFWLTNLVERKLIPWHAKATS from the coding sequence GTGAAGGAAGTAAAGTCAAAGCACAAGTCAACTAGTGAATTGTTGCTTCCAATACTATTCATAATACTAATGCTCCTCGTCTGGGAAGTTTACGTTAGAGCTGCAGGAGTTGACCAAACAGTATTGCCATCTCCTTCAAGAATAGTTGCCGCCCTATGGTATGCAAGAAGCGATCTGCTGAACAATACCCTCTATACGTTGCTAGAAACCGCCATAGGCTTGACCATCTCGATCATAGTAGGATCGTTCCTAGCCATCTTGATAGATATATCTAAACTCGTAGATCGAACTCTGTATCCAGTACTGGTAGTGTCCCAGACCATCCCAATGGTTGCTCTTGCTCCATTACTTGTACTATGGTTCGGCTTTGGACTGGCTCCGAAAGTCATAGTCGTAGTGCTGGTGACATTCTTTCCGATAGTAGTCGCCATGGTAGATGGGCTTCGCAGTACTGACCGTGAGCTTATAAAGCTGCTGAAGACTATGGGTGCTAATAGGCTACAAACATTGACCAAGGTTCAGTTACCTGCTTCCCTCCCCTACCTGTTTTCAGGGATAAAAGTCGGCGTCACTTACGGAGTGATAGGAGCGATATTTGGAGAATACGTTGGAGCTTACCAAGGGTTGGGCATACTCATACAAACAGCCAAGAACTCCTTTAGAACAGATCTAGTCTTCGCTGCGATATGTGTTACTGCATTG